Proteins encoded together in one Triticum dicoccoides isolate Atlit2015 ecotype Zavitan chromosome 7B, WEW_v2.0, whole genome shotgun sequence window:
- the LOC119340722 gene encoding protein FAR-RED IMPAIRED RESPONSE 1-like: MDDGIGGVQESSDMSISSDDDGIKQQRESNVELAHDRAEAHPDGLLREPEVGMSFGTETEVREYYNTYAKAKGFGVTRRSSNRDDNGQLKYLTFSCSRYGKAQSNSGNMLKPSRTVGTGCKAKINITRAPDGRFHLSTVILDHNHALSPLKPRRFRCNKKLDFRVKRRLELNDPAEIRVNKSSTIPRVTHFDIEKQFQSAYTNSKFKEFQEELTQTMYCDRKLMQKEGAIETYEITEDVLIDEDKGWRKDIVHHVYFSEEEFEVKCSCRRFEFTGILCRHVLCVLTHKKIKEVPPQYVLDRSKKNVNRKHNFIRCTYGGMEDTPAAERFDRLCNSFYPVAEIGSMSDDSCNALIEELRTLKIRFSSNSSSENGKEHVATREDAHSNGKTTSKNIPSPIAVRCAGCPPSLRKESMLDKLICQASEKKKEAEQKASSTNLNKKRPRKNRKSSVDDILEQHVMEHSSQQPLCLDGPASSITSQRTFDLAITTSNINPSVTATIPSGGSSTVVMPQILGEYTLMPFQVQQGSAIVSSSAELHFDGTGGLNNTAERS, from the exons ATGGATGATGGGATCGGTGGCGTTCAAGAATCAAGTGACATGTCTATTTCAAGCGATGACGACGGCATTAAGCAACAAAGGGAAAGCAATGTGGAGCTTGCACATGACCGTGCTGAAGCTCACCCAGATGGATTACTCAGAGAACCTGAAGTGGGGATGTCCTTTGGTACCGAGACTGAGGTGAGAGAGTACTACAACACATATGCTAAAGCAAAAGGCTTTGGTGTGACGAGAAGGAGCTCAAACCGTGATGATAATGGACAACTGAAGTACCTTACGTTTTCCTGCTCTCGCTATGGTAAGGCTCAGTCCAATTCAGGAAATATGTTGAAGCCAAGTCGAACAGTCGGGACAGGATGTAAAGCTAAAATCAATATTACCCGTGCTCCTGATGGGAGGTTTCATCTTTCGACGGTCATTTTGGATCATAATCATGCATTAAGTCCACTTAAACCTCGGCGGTTCAGATGCAACAAAAAGTTAGACTTCCGTGTCAAGCGAAGGCTTGAGCTGAATGACCCGGCTGAAATACGAGTAAACAAGAGTTCAACCATACCTCGTGTCACACACTTTGACATCGAGAAGCAATTTCAATCAGCCTATACAAAttcgaagttcaaagaatttcaagaaGAGCTAACACAAACTATGTACTGTGATCGGAAGTTgatgcaaaaggagggggcgatagAAACGTATGAAATCACCGAGGATGTGCTGATTGACGAAGATAAAGGATGGAGAAAAGATATTGTGCACCATGTATACTTCAGTGAGGAAGAGTTTGAAGTTAAGTGTTCATGTCGCCGCTTTGAATTCACTGGTATTCTCTGTAGGCATGTGTTATGTGTGCTCACTCACAAGAAAATCAAGGAGGTTCCTCCACAATACGTCCTTGATCGGTCGAAAAAAAATGTGAACAGAAAGCACAACTTTATCAGATGCACATATGGCGGCATGGAAGACACTCCTGCTGCAGAACGTTTTGATAGattgtgcaattctttctacccagTTGCAGAGATCGGCTCCATGTCAGATGATTCatgcaatgctttgattgaagagctTCGCACCCTGAAAATTCGATTCTCTAGCAACTCAAGTTCTGAAAATGGTAAGGAACATGTTGCTACACGGGAAGATGCACATTCGAATGGAAAGACAACAAGTAAAAATATACCAAGTCCAATAGCTGTCAGGTGTGCTGGATGTCCTCCTTCACTGAGAAAAGAATCTATGCTTGATAAGCTTATTTGTCAAGCAAGCGAAAAGAAGAAGGAAGCTGAACAAAAG GCTTCCTCCACAAATTTGAACAAGAAAAGGCCCCGTAAAAATAGAAAATCATCAGTGGATGATATTCTAGAACAACATGTTATGGAACATTCG AGTCAGCAACCTCTTTGTTTGGATGGCCCAGCTAGTAGCATCACATCTCAG AGAACATTTGACTTGGCTATTACCACTAGCAACATAAATCCATCTGTGACAGCTACAATACCATCTGGAGGTTCATCGACAGTGGTTATGCCTCAAATTCTTGGAGAATACACACTTATGCCTTTTCAAGTTCAACAAGGATCGgctatagtgtccagctctgcagaaTTACACTTTGATGGAACTGGAGGGCTCAACAATACGGCGGAACGGAGTTAG